In Leptotrichia hongkongensis, one genomic interval encodes:
- the rlmB gene encoding 23S rRNA (guanosine(2251)-2'-O)-methyltransferase RlmB, whose product MEKIIGINPVIEVLKSDKNIEKLEIYKKIKKETIKEILNLASRRNIKIFYTDRRTENSQGVVALVSEFDYYVDFSAFLEKLLRKEKSRVVVLDQVQDPRNFGAIIRSAECFGVDGIIIQDRNSVKVTETVVKSSTGAIEHVDIVKVTNISDTIDKLKKYGFTVYGAEADGQNYYYEENYPEKACLVLGSEGNGMRKKVKEHCDKIVKIHLKGQINSLNVSVAGGIILAEMSK is encoded by the coding sequence ATGGAGAAGATAATAGGGATAAATCCAGTAATTGAAGTATTGAAATCAGATAAAAATATTGAGAAACTGGAAATTTATAAGAAGATAAAGAAAGAAACAATCAAGGAAATATTGAATTTGGCAAGTAGAAGGAATATAAAGATTTTTTATACTGATAGACGGACTGAAAATTCACAAGGGGTTGTGGCACTTGTTTCGGAATTTGATTATTATGTGGATTTTTCTGCGTTTTTGGAAAAGCTTTTGAGAAAAGAAAAGTCAAGAGTAGTTGTGCTGGATCAGGTTCAGGATCCAAGAAACTTTGGGGCGATTATAAGAAGTGCAGAGTGCTTTGGAGTGGATGGTATTATTATTCAGGATAGAAATAGTGTAAAAGTTACAGAAACAGTTGTAAAATCATCAACAGGAGCAATTGAGCATGTGGATATTGTAAAAGTTACCAATATTTCTGATACGATTGACAAATTAAAAAAATATGGTTTTACAGTTTACGGTGCAGAAGCTGACGGGCAAAATTATTATTATGAGGAAAATTACCCAGAAAAAGCATGTCTTGTACTTGGAAGCGAAGGAAATGGAATGCGTAAAAAAGTAAAGGAACATTGCGACAAGATTGTAAAAATACACTTGAAAGGCCAAATAAACTCGCTGAATGTATCTGTGGCTGGAGGAATAATATTGGCGGAGATGTCGAAATAG
- a CDS encoding glycoside hydrolase family 57 protein, whose product MNGYFSLVLHAHLPYVRHPEYKEFLEEDWLYEAITETYVPLLEMFESLTRDNIPWNITITMSGTLVNMLNDELLRERYIRHIDKLIEFCEKEVERLSPYPDMLNVAKHNLWFNTRAKKVFEEKYNRDLVGAFRKFQNQGNLEIIPVTATHGFLPVMKDYPEAVNAQVFMAKKDYIKNFGRNPKGIWLAECAYYPGQDKFLEKHGIRYFLVDAHGIMHSNPRPVYGIYSPVYTKNYVAAFARDLESSEQVWSSESGYPGDVLYREFHKDAGYELDYELVKPYLHSDGVRRNIGIKYHAITDKKGTYKAVYNPQAAAERAKEHAYNFVFNRSKQIEYLASKMKYRKPIVVSPYDAELYGHWWYEGPIFLEWVFRAIAESNFSTITPYKYLELYPTNQIVDVSMSSWGANGYYDVWIDSSNDYAYRHLHKAAQKMIELANGREPYNELEYRALNQAARELLMAQTSCWEFIMYTGTMVGYAHKKISDHVHRLFKIYEDFKNGRLDEGWINEIESRDNIFPEIEYRMYRSDWL is encoded by the coding sequence ATGAATGGATATTTTAGTCTTGTTTTGCATGCGCATTTGCCATATGTAAGACATCCAGAGTATAAAGAATTTTTGGAAGAAGATTGGTTATATGAAGCAATTACAGAAACATACGTTCCTCTACTAGAAATGTTTGAAAGCTTGACAAGGGATAATATTCCTTGGAATATAACAATCACAATGTCTGGAACACTTGTAAATATGTTAAATGATGAGTTATTAAGAGAAAGATATATTCGTCATATAGACAAATTGATTGAATTTTGTGAAAAAGAAGTGGAAAGACTGAGTCCATATCCCGATATGCTAAATGTTGCAAAACACAATCTATGGTTTAATACAAGAGCAAAGAAAGTGTTTGAAGAAAAATACAATAGAGATTTGGTAGGAGCATTTAGAAAATTTCAAAATCAAGGAAATCTTGAAATTATTCCAGTTACAGCAACGCACGGATTTTTGCCAGTAATGAAAGATTATCCTGAAGCAGTAAATGCTCAAGTTTTTATGGCAAAAAAAGATTACATAAAAAACTTTGGAAGAAATCCAAAAGGAATTTGGCTAGCTGAATGTGCTTATTATCCAGGACAGGATAAATTCCTTGAAAAACATGGAATAAGATACTTTTTAGTGGATGCACATGGAATTATGCACAGTAATCCACGTCCAGTTTATGGTATTTATTCACCAGTCTACACAAAAAACTATGTAGCTGCATTTGCAAGAGATTTAGAGTCGTCAGAGCAAGTTTGGAGTTCTGAATCAGGTTATCCAGGAGACGTACTTTACCGTGAATTTCACAAGGATGCTGGTTACGAACTGGATTATGAACTTGTAAAACCTTATTTGCATAGCGATGGAGTAAGAAGAAACATTGGAATAAAATACCATGCGATAACAGATAAAAAAGGAACCTATAAAGCTGTTTATAATCCACAGGCAGCAGCAGAAAGGGCAAAAGAACACGCCTACAACTTTGTCTTCAACCGTTCAAAACAAATAGAATATCTCGCTTCAAAAATGAAATACAGAAAACCTATTGTAGTGTCACCTTATGATGCCGAACTATACGGACATTGGTGGTATGAAGGGCCAATATTCCTAGAATGGGTATTCAGAGCAATAGCAGAATCTAATTTTTCTACAATAACACCATACAAATATTTAGAATTATATCCTACAAATCAAATAGTTGACGTAAGCATGTCAAGCTGGGGAGCAAACGGCTATTATGATGTTTGGATAGATAGCTCAAATGATTACGCCTACAGACATTTACATAAAGCAGCACAAAAAATGATAGAATTAGCAAACGGAAGAGAACCATACAACGAATTAGAATACAGAGCATTGAATCAAGCCGCAAGAGAGTTATTGATGGCACAGACTTCTTGCTGGGAATTTATAATGTATACAGGAACAATGGTTGGTTATGCTCACAAGAAAATAAGTGATCATGTCCATAGATTGTTCAAAATTTATGAAGATTTCAAAAACGGAAGATTAGATGAAGGATGGATAAATGAAATCGAAAGTAGAGATAATATCTTTCCTGAAATTGAATACAGAATGTATAGAAGTGACTGGTTATAA
- a CDS encoding diacylglycerol/lipid kinase family protein: MEKLKKAILVYNPKSGNANIILSNFDLITTKLLEKGITLTLYSINKDYDLFTEILKNEKYDILILSGGDGTLSRCLSELYSKNIEFPEVAIFPTGTSNDFAKALKIEENIENWIEKITDKTAKNIDFGLINGKTVFLSSYAGGLFTKISYNTDKTLKKTFGKIAYYINGLGELTNIKTFDLDIVLDGNEKVKEKAILYAILNGKSVGGFENVIDEASMNDGFMDILIVKNIDNPLDIPKILIDLMNSNLTNNDYIRTLQAKKCKIKKVSEEIDVSIDGEEGENIDVTIEFISGKLKVFC; encoded by the coding sequence ATGGAAAAACTAAAAAAGGCTATTTTGGTTTACAATCCAAAATCTGGAAATGCCAATATAATTTTAAGCAATTTTGATTTAATCACGACAAAACTGCTGGAAAAAGGGATTACATTGACACTTTATAGTATAAATAAGGATTATGACCTGTTTACAGAAATTTTAAAAAATGAAAAATATGATATTTTGATTTTATCAGGTGGAGATGGAACATTAAGCCGTTGTTTAAGCGAACTTTATTCTAAAAATATTGAATTTCCAGAAGTTGCAATATTTCCGACAGGAACATCAAACGACTTTGCGAAAGCATTGAAAATCGAAGAAAACATTGAGAACTGGATAGAAAAAATTACAGATAAAACTGCCAAAAACATTGATTTTGGGTTAATCAATGGAAAAACTGTGTTCTTGTCATCGTATGCTGGCGGACTATTTACCAAAATTTCCTACAATACAGACAAAACGTTGAAAAAAACATTTGGAAAAATTGCCTATTACATAAATGGACTTGGAGAACTTACAAATATAAAGACTTTTGACTTGGATATTGTGTTGGATGGAAATGAGAAAGTGAAGGAAAAGGCTATTTTATATGCAATTCTGAATGGGAAAAGTGTTGGAGGATTTGAAAATGTAATTGATGAAGCCAGTATGAATGACGGATTTATGGATATTCTAATTGTAAAAAACATTGACAACCCGCTGGATATTCCAAAAATCCTAATAGACTTAATGAACAGCAACCTAACAAACAACGATTACATCCGAACTTTACAAGCCAAAAAATGTAAAATAAAAAAAGTTTCTGAAGAAATTGACGTAAGCATTGATGGAGAAGAAGGGGAAAACATAGATGTAACAATTGAGTTTATAAGTGGGAAATTAAAAGTTTTTTGTTAA